The region GCCGTTACCGCGCCTACCGCGCAGGCCCATGCAGCACGTCCGGATGCCAGCGATGAGCCGCAACACGCAGTGCTGGCCTGCAAGAAAATCCTGCATACCTTCGGTATCAAGCCTCGAGCCTGGCGCTCGGGTTTGCCGCCTTTACTGGATCGATTCTATCGAAATGGCTGATTCTCCAATTCTGATCACCGGTGGCGCGGGTTTCATCGGTTCTCACCTGAGTGATGCATTGCTGGAGCAAGGCTACGCGGTGCGCATCCTCGACGACTTGTCGACTGGCAAACCTGGCAACCTGCAAATGGACAACCCCAAGCTTGAGCTGATCGAAGGCGATGTTGCCGACGGCGAGCTGGTCAAGCGGGCGGCACTGGGATGTCAGGCAGTGGTTCACCTGGCGGCCGTTGCCTCGGTGCAAGCCTCGGTGGATGACCCGGTTAAAACCCATCAAAGCAATTTCATCGGCACGTTGAATGTATGCGAGGCCATGCGCCTCAATGGCATCAAACGGGTGCTATTTGCCTCGAGCGCGGCTGTCTACGGTAACAATGGCGAAGGTCTGGCTATCGAAGAGGACGCACCCAAGGCACCGCTTACGCCTTATGCGGTAGATAAACTGGCCAGCGAGCAATACCTGGATTTCTATCGTCGCCAGCATGGTCTGGAACCGGTGGTGTTCCGCTTCTTCAACATTTTCGGACCACGCCAGGACCCTTCCTCGCCGTATTCGGGAGTGATCAGTATTTTCTGCGAGCGGGCGCTCAGCGGGCAGCCGATCACACTGTTCGGGGACGGCGAGCAGACCCGGGATTTCCTCTACGTCGGCGATCTGGTCAACGTAATGGTTCAGGCCCTGGAGCAGGCGCAGGTCGAGGACGGGGCGGTCAACATCGGTTTGAACCAGGCCACCTCGCTTAACCAGTTGCTG is a window of Pseudomonas sp. DG56-2 DNA encoding:
- a CDS encoding NAD-dependent epimerase/dehydratase family protein — protein: MADSPILITGGAGFIGSHLSDALLEQGYAVRILDDLSTGKPGNLQMDNPKLELIEGDVADGELVKRAALGCQAVVHLAAVASVQASVDDPVKTHQSNFIGTLNVCEAMRLNGIKRVLFASSAAVYGNNGEGLAIEEDAPKAPLTPYAVDKLASEQYLDFYRRQHGLEPVVFRFFNIFGPRQDPSSPYSGVISIFCERALSGQPITLFGDGEQTRDFLYVGDLVNVMVQALEQAQVEDGAVNIGLNQATSLNQLLAALKSVVGDLPSITYGPARSGDIRHSRANNQRLLARFNFPEPTSIAQGLARLLGR